The Urocitellus parryii isolate mUroPar1 chromosome 6, mUroPar1.hap1, whole genome shotgun sequence genome includes a window with the following:
- the LOC144255286 gene encoding signal-regulatory protein beta-1-like isoform X1, producing MSAPASWLQLPCPVLLLTLLLGLTGAAAQELQVIQPEKSVSVAAGELATLHCTVTSLLPVGPIQWFKGAGPGRELIYNYQDGWFPRVTNLSDTTKRDNRDFSIRISNVTPADAGTYYCVKFQKRTPVDKEYKSGSGTELSVRARPSPPMVSGPGTRATPGQMVSFTCQSHGFSPRNITLKWFKNGNELSHTQTSVHPTGESVSFNVTSTAQVTLAPGDVHSQVICKVAHVTLQGSPLRGTANLSDTIRVPPTVEVTSQPTMAGNQVNVTCQVKHFYPRSLQLTWVENGNVSRTEKASTRSENKDGTFNLTSWLLVNSSVHREDVTFTCRVEHDGQPATTRSYTLQVSAGPREQGMDNTPGAVMSTLASSYLIGLFLGPKILLGVSVSAVYVHRKQTS from the exons ATGTCTGCACCTGCCTCCTGGCTCCAGCTTCCCTGTCCTGTCCTGCTGCTGACCCTCCTGCTGGGACTCACAG GAGCGGCTGCACAGGAGCTGCAGGTGATCCAGCCTGAGAAGTCAGTGTCTGTCGCTGCTGGAGAGTTGGCCACTCTGCACTGCACTGTGACCTCCCTGCTCCCCGTGGGGCCCATCCAGTGGTTTAAGGGGGCAGGGCCAGGCCGGGAGTTGATCTACAACTACCAAGACGGCTGGTTCCCCAGAGTCACAAATCTCTCAGATACCACAAAGAGGGACAACAGGGACTTTTCCATCCGCATCAGTAATGTCACCCCAGCAGACGCCGGCACCTACTACTGTGTGAAGTTCCAGAAACGCACCCCTGTTGATAAGGAGTATAAGTCTGGATCAGGCACTGAGTTGTCTGTTCGAG CCAGACCTTCTCCCCCCATGGTGTCCGGTCCAGGGACGAGGGCCACACCTGGGCAGATGGTGAGCTTCACCTGCCAGTCCCACGGCTTCTCCCCCCGGAACATCACCCTCAAGTGGTTCAAAAATGGGAATGAGCTCTCGCACACCCAGACCAGCGTGCACCCCACGGGAGAAAGTGTGTCCTTCAATGTGACCAGCACAGCCCAGGTGACCCTGGCCCCTGGAGACGTCCACTCTCAGGTCATCTGCAAGGTGGCCCATGTCACCCTACAGGGCAGCCCTCTTCGTGGGACTGCCAACTTGTCTGACACCATCCGAG TTCCGCCCACCGTGGAGGTCACCTCACAGCCCACCATGGCAGGGAACCAGGTGAACGTCACCTGCCAGGTGAAGCACTTCTACCCCCGGAGCCTACAGCTGACCTGGGTGGAGAATGGAAATGTGTCCAGGACAGAGAAAGCCTCCACCCGCTCAGAGAACAAGGACGGGACCTTCAACCTGACGAGCTGGCTGCTGGTCAACTCCTCTGTGCACAGGGAGGACGTGACGTTCACCTGCCGGGTGGAGCATGACGGGCAGCCAGCCACCACCAGGAGCTACACCCTGCAGGTCTCTGCTGGCCCCAGGGAGCAAGGTATGGACAACACCCCCG GAGCAGTGATGTCTACACTTGCTTCTTCATACCTCATAGGCCTGTTCCTTGGCCCCAAGATCCTTCTAGGAGTCAGTGTCTCTGCCGTCTATGTCCACAGGAAGCAGACGTCCTGA
- the LOC144255286 gene encoding signal-regulatory protein beta-1-like isoform X2 has protein sequence MSAPASWLQLPCPVLLLTLLLGLTGAAAQELQVIQPEKSVSVAAGELATLHCTVTSLLPVGPIQWFKGAGPGRELIYNYQDGWFPRVTNLSDTTKRDNRDFSIRISNVTPADAGTYYCVKFQKRTPVDKEYKSGSGTELSVRARPSPPMVSGPGTRATPGQMVSFTCQSHGFSPRNITLKWFKNGNELSHTQTSVHPTGESVSFNVTSTAQVTLAPGDVHSQVICKVAHVTLQGSPLRGTANLSDTIRVPPTVEVTSQPTMAGNQVNVTCQVKHFYPRSLQLTWVENGNVSRTEKASTRSENKDGTFNLTSWLLVNSSVHREDVTFTCRVEHDGQPATTRSYTLQVSAGPREQGMDNTPAVMSTLASSYLIGLFLGPKILLGVSVSAVYVHRKQTS, from the exons ATGTCTGCACCTGCCTCCTGGCTCCAGCTTCCCTGTCCTGTCCTGCTGCTGACCCTCCTGCTGGGACTCACAG GAGCGGCTGCACAGGAGCTGCAGGTGATCCAGCCTGAGAAGTCAGTGTCTGTCGCTGCTGGAGAGTTGGCCACTCTGCACTGCACTGTGACCTCCCTGCTCCCCGTGGGGCCCATCCAGTGGTTTAAGGGGGCAGGGCCAGGCCGGGAGTTGATCTACAACTACCAAGACGGCTGGTTCCCCAGAGTCACAAATCTCTCAGATACCACAAAGAGGGACAACAGGGACTTTTCCATCCGCATCAGTAATGTCACCCCAGCAGACGCCGGCACCTACTACTGTGTGAAGTTCCAGAAACGCACCCCTGTTGATAAGGAGTATAAGTCTGGATCAGGCACTGAGTTGTCTGTTCGAG CCAGACCTTCTCCCCCCATGGTGTCCGGTCCAGGGACGAGGGCCACACCTGGGCAGATGGTGAGCTTCACCTGCCAGTCCCACGGCTTCTCCCCCCGGAACATCACCCTCAAGTGGTTCAAAAATGGGAATGAGCTCTCGCACACCCAGACCAGCGTGCACCCCACGGGAGAAAGTGTGTCCTTCAATGTGACCAGCACAGCCCAGGTGACCCTGGCCCCTGGAGACGTCCACTCTCAGGTCATCTGCAAGGTGGCCCATGTCACCCTACAGGGCAGCCCTCTTCGTGGGACTGCCAACTTGTCTGACACCATCCGAG TTCCGCCCACCGTGGAGGTCACCTCACAGCCCACCATGGCAGGGAACCAGGTGAACGTCACCTGCCAGGTGAAGCACTTCTACCCCCGGAGCCTACAGCTGACCTGGGTGGAGAATGGAAATGTGTCCAGGACAGAGAAAGCCTCCACCCGCTCAGAGAACAAGGACGGGACCTTCAACCTGACGAGCTGGCTGCTGGTCAACTCCTCTGTGCACAGGGAGGACGTGACGTTCACCTGCCGGGTGGAGCATGACGGGCAGCCAGCCACCACCAGGAGCTACACCCTGCAGGTCTCTGCTGGCCCCAGGGAGCAAGGTATGGACAACACCCCCG CAGTGATGTCTACACTTGCTTCTTCATACCTCATAGGCCTGTTCCTTGGCCCCAAGATCCTTCTAGGAGTCAGTGTCTCTGCCGTCTATGTCCACAGGAAGCAGACGTCCTGA
- the LOC144255286 gene encoding signal-regulatory protein beta-1-like isoform X3: MSAPASWLQLPCPVLLLTLLLGLTGAAAQELQVIQPEKSVSVAAGELATLHCTVTSLLPVGPIQWFKGAGPGRELIYNYQDGWFPRVTNLSDTTKRDNRDFSIRISNVTPADAGTYYCVKFQKRTPVDKEYKSGSGTELSVRGAVMSTLASSYLIGLFLGPKILLGVSVSAVYVHRKQTS, translated from the exons ATGTCTGCACCTGCCTCCTGGCTCCAGCTTCCCTGTCCTGTCCTGCTGCTGACCCTCCTGCTGGGACTCACAG GAGCGGCTGCACAGGAGCTGCAGGTGATCCAGCCTGAGAAGTCAGTGTCTGTCGCTGCTGGAGAGTTGGCCACTCTGCACTGCACTGTGACCTCCCTGCTCCCCGTGGGGCCCATCCAGTGGTTTAAGGGGGCAGGGCCAGGCCGGGAGTTGATCTACAACTACCAAGACGGCTGGTTCCCCAGAGTCACAAATCTCTCAGATACCACAAAGAGGGACAACAGGGACTTTTCCATCCGCATCAGTAATGTCACCCCAGCAGACGCCGGCACCTACTACTGTGTGAAGTTCCAGAAACGCACCCCTGTTGATAAGGAGTATAAGTCTGGATCAGGCACTGAGTTGTCTGTTCGAG GAGCAGTGATGTCTACACTTGCTTCTTCATACCTCATAGGCCTGTTCCTTGGCCCCAAGATCCTTCTAGGAGTCAGTGTCTCTGCCGTCTATGTCCACAGGAAGCAGACGTCCTGA
- the LOC144255460 gene encoding signal-regulatory protein beta-1-like has protein sequence MSAPASWPQRPCPVLLLTLLLGLTGAAAQELQVIQPEKSVSVAAGESATLHCTVTSLLPVGPHWWFKGAGPGRELIYNTKEGHFPRVTNLSDATKRDNRDFSIRISNVTPADAGTYYCVKFQKSTPVDKEYKSGGGTELSVRARPSAPMVSGPGTRATPGQTVSFTCKSHGFSPRNITLKWFKNGNELPHTQTSVHPMGESVSFNVSSTAQVTLAPGDVHSQVICEVAHVTLQGSPLRGTANLSDTIRVPPTVEVTPQPTMAGNQVNVTCQVKHFYPESLQVTWVENGNVSRTETGSTRPENKDRTFNLMSWLLVNSSGHREDVTFTCRVEHDGQPATTRSYTLKVSAGPREQGPDNTPGESSTLADWSFFFFFFFFCKGSVNYHLALYLVVLLFGLKILLAISVSATYIHRKKKF, from the exons GAGCGGCTGCACAGGAGCTGCAGGTGATCCAGCCTGAGAAGTCAGTGTCTGTCGCTGCTGGAGAGTCGGCCACTCTGCACTGCACTGTGACCTCCCTGCTCCCCGTGGGTCCCCATTGGTGGTTTAAGGGGGCAGGGCCAGGCCGGGAGTTGATCTACAACACCAAGGAAGGCCACTTCCCCCGAGTCACAAATCTCTCAGATGCCACAAAGAGGGACAACAGGGACTTTTCCATCCGCATCAGTAATGTCACCCCAGCAGACGCCGGCACCTACTACTGTGTGAAGTTCCAGAAATCGACCCCTGTTGATAAGGAGTATAAGTCTGGAGGAGGCACCGAGTTGTCTGTGCGAG CCAGACCTTCTGCCCCCATGGTGTCAGGTCCTGGGACCAGGGCCACACCTGGGCAGACGGTGAGCTTCACCTGCAAGTCCCACGGCTTCTCCCCCCGGAACATCACCCTCAAGTGGTTCAAAAATGGGAATGAGCTCCCGCACACCCAGACCAGCGTGCACCCCATGGGAGAAAGTGTGTCCTTCAATGTGTCCAGCACAGCCCAGGTGACCCTGGCCCCTGGGGACGTGCACTCTCAAGTCATCTGTGAGGTGGCCCATGTCACCCTACAGGGGAGCCCTCTTCGTGGGACAGCCAACTTGTCTGACACCATCCGAG TTCCGCCCACCGTGGAGGTCACCCCACAGCCCACCATGGCAGGGAACCAGGTGAACGTCACCTGCCAGGTGAAGCATTTCTACCCTGAGAGCCTACAGGTGACCTGGGTGGAGAATGGAAATGTGTCCAGGACAGAAACAGGCTCCACCCGCCCAGAGAACAAGGACAGGACCTTCAATCTGATGAGCTGGCTGCTGGTCAACTCCTCTGGGCACAGGGAGGATGTGACGTTCACCTGCCGGGTGGAGCATGACGGTCAACCAGCCACCACCAGGAGCTACACCCTGAAGGTCTCTGCTGGCCCCAGGGAGCAAGGCCCTGACAACACCCCTGGTGAGTCCTCCACGCTGGCTGACTGG tccttcttcttcttcttcttcttc TTTTGCAAGG GAAGTGTGAATTATCATCTTGCTCTATACCTTGTAGTCCTGTTATTTGGCCTCAAGATCCTACTGGCCATCAGTGTCTCTGCCACCTACATCCACAGGAAGAAGAAGTTCTGA